Proteins co-encoded in one Candidatus Brocadia sp. genomic window:
- a CDS encoding pyruvate ferredoxin oxidoreductase subunit gamma, whose translation MIEIRIHGRGGQGSVTAAELLGFAAHSDGKYAQAFPSFGSERMGAPVQAFVRISDKPIRIRSQVYKPNYVIVQDPTLLEVINVLDGLQEDGLLLINSKKKATDLGINTKVKVKTIPAMEIALEVIGRPIMNTTLLGAFAAATGEISLEGIRKAIHHKFPGSVGEKNIAAVMKAFDFIKKESL comes from the coding sequence TTGATCGAAATAAGGATTCATGGACGCGGAGGGCAAGGTTCTGTTACCGCGGCAGAATTATTGGGTTTTGCAGCCCATAGTGACGGGAAATATGCACAGGCATTTCCGTCATTTGGATCAGAAAGAATGGGAGCGCCGGTTCAGGCCTTTGTGAGAATCAGTGACAAGCCAATCCGTATCCGGAGCCAGGTGTATAAACCGAATTATGTGATCGTGCAAGACCCCACTTTATTAGAAGTAATTAATGTATTGGATGGATTACAAGAAGATGGATTACTGCTTATAAATTCAAAGAAAAAGGCTACTGATCTCGGTATTAACACAAAGGTAAAGGTAAAAACGATTCCGGCTATGGAAATTGCCTTAGAGGTGATTGGACGACCAATAATGAATACGACCCTTTTGGGGGCATTTGCCGCTGCTACAGGGGAAATCAGCCTGGAAGGTATCCGGAAGGCGATTCACCATAAATTTCCAGGTTCGGTCGGGGAAAAAAATATTGCAGCCGTCATGAAGGCTTTTGATTTTATTAAAAAGGAGTCATTATGA
- a CDS encoding cyclase family protein, which yields MNFYDVTLTISDTLVTWPADPAVSIRKTGMISQGNSCNVSELTFGSHCGTHIDAPYHFEEDGIKVDQIPLDLLMGNATVFEIKNKEKIDLSDLKSLKLINCKKVIFKTINSTYWKSFGFKKDFVYITREAARYLVDCDVKLVGIDYLSIERFGNKAAETHHTFLKNGVIIIEGLDLSNVNAGNYELIALPLKIKDGDGSPARVILKSV from the coding sequence ATGAATTTTTATGACGTCACACTTACCATATCGGACACCCTTGTCACATGGCCTGCAGACCCCGCCGTATCCATTCGAAAAACAGGTATGATTTCTCAAGGCAACTCATGCAATGTATCTGAACTAACATTCGGTTCGCATTGCGGCACGCACATTGACGCTCCCTATCATTTCGAAGAAGATGGCATTAAGGTCGATCAAATACCATTAGATCTTCTCATGGGAAACGCAACGGTATTTGAGATAAAAAATAAAGAAAAGATTGATTTATCGGATCTAAAATCATTAAAATTAATTAATTGCAAAAAAGTCATTTTTAAGACCATTAACTCCACCTATTGGAAGTCTTTCGGGTTTAAAAAAGATTTTGTTTATATCACCAGAGAAGCTGCCCGGTACCTGGTAGATTGTGATGTAAAACTTGTGGGGATAGATTATCTTTCAATCGAAAGATTCGGAAACAAAGCCGCCGAGACACACCATACTTTTTTAAAAAATGGTGTAATTATCATCGAAGGGCTTGATCTGAGCAATGTAAATGCCGGGAACTATGAACTGATTGCACTACCACTAAAAATAAAAGACGGTGATGGAAGCCCGGCTCGGGTAATTTTAAAAAGTGTATGA
- a CDS encoding DUF4367 domain-containing protein: MMSCIEANKYFHEFMDKELDKSHYFGIKKHIDHCEVCHQRYEFEKGVRTLVKAYCINTTAPAFLRERIIEGLDSLAADDTERANRGDVYKQKAGIHKLFSSRTVAIAASILILVSGGIFYYANYYGNDSITIVDDAVKNHVVAVNDNLVFNEKTSVVGNVNKYLGNTINTNLSNSSPVLNAEKISVMGGSPVRFSGTSSSCVLFDKGGNKLSLQVVRNSRIPIRNLERVKLGTKEFYIGNRRGFNSVLWEEEGITYCLTSDINKSEMLKFAATLTAR; encoded by the coding sequence ATGATGTCTTGCATTGAAGCTAACAAATATTTTCATGAGTTCATGGATAAGGAATTGGATAAATCTCATTATTTTGGAATTAAAAAGCATATTGATCATTGTGAGGTATGCCATCAAAGGTACGAATTTGAAAAGGGTGTTCGGACCCTTGTAAAAGCATACTGCATAAACACAACAGCGCCCGCATTCCTCCGTGAGAGGATTATAGAAGGTCTCGATTCCCTCGCTGCAGATGATACGGAACGTGCAAACAGAGGAGATGTTTATAAACAAAAGGCAGGAATACACAAATTATTTTCATCGCGTACCGTTGCTATCGCGGCATCCATTCTTATTTTAGTATCAGGAGGCATTTTTTATTATGCAAATTATTATGGTAATGATTCCATAACTATTGTTGATGATGCAGTAAAAAATCATGTCGTGGCAGTAAATGACAATTTAGTATTTAATGAAAAGACCTCTGTTGTGGGCAATGTCAATAAATATCTTGGGAATACAATAAATACCAACCTTAGCAATTCGTCTCCGGTGCTCAACGCAGAAAAAATTAGTGTCATGGGAGGATCACCTGTCAGATTTTCTGGAACAAGCAGTTCCTGTGTTCTTTTCGACAAAGGGGGCAATAAATTATCACTCCAAGTTGTACGCAATAGCCGTATTCCAATCAGAAATCTTGAAAGAGTCAAATTGGGCACGAAAGAATTTTATATAGGAAATCGACGGGGATTTAACTCCGTATTATGGGAAGAAGAAGGTATCACATATTGCCTTACCTCAGATATTAACAAAAGCGAAATGCTAAAATTTGCAGCAACCCTTACCGCCCGCTGA
- a CDS encoding sigma-70 family RNA polymerase sigma factor, which yields MREENNRRKEFEESAMAHIDSLYNMALRLVFNKEEAEDLVQETYLKAYRFFDTFEKGTNIKAWLFKILRNTFINKYRKSTSMPGEVFFEDIESVNTNMTYEQEAKSGEAVDTLESKYTDLSSLLDDDVKRAIDSLPIEYREAILFSDVEELSYKDISEITNVPIGTVKSRLNRGRKLLQKSLWEYAKDRGFIKRGK from the coding sequence ATGAGGGAAGAGAATAACAGAAGAAAAGAATTTGAAGAGAGCGCAATGGCGCATATCGATTCCCTCTATAACATGGCTTTACGTCTGGTGTTTAATAAAGAGGAAGCTGAAGATCTTGTCCAGGAAACGTATTTAAAAGCGTATCGATTTTTTGATACCTTTGAAAAAGGGACAAATATAAAAGCATGGCTTTTTAAGATCCTCCGAAATACTTTTATCAATAAATACCGGAAATCGACAAGTATGCCGGGTGAAGTTTTTTTCGAAGATATTGAATCGGTTAACACCAATATGACCTATGAGCAGGAAGCCAAATCCGGGGAAGCAGTCGATACCCTGGAGAGTAAGTATACTGATCTGAGTAGTTTATTGGATGATGATGTAAAGCGCGCGATAGATAGCTTGCCGATTGAATACCGTGAAGCGATTTTATTTTCAGATGTGGAAGAATTATCGTATAAAGACATTTCGGAAATTACAAACGTGCCAATAGGAACTGTAAAATCGAGACTGAATCGGGGGAGAAAGTTACTCCAGAAGAGTCTGTGGGAATATGCTAAAGACAGAGGTTTTATTAAAAGGGGGAAATGA
- the porA gene encoding pyruvate ferredoxin oxidoreductase has product MSTTFIEGSIAVAKTVGVCRPHVISAYPITPQTHIVEHLSELVANGELKTEYVNVESEHSAASVALGASATGARTYTATTSQGFLLMIEVLYNIAGMRLPVVMTCVNRAVSAPINIWNDQQDSLTARDSGWIQLYAEDNQEASDMHLQAFKIAENKDVMLPIMVCMDGFVLTHSFEPIELISQEEADKFLPPFKPQYYLTPKNPLTFGTMVGPDGYMETRYFIEKTMRTSLQVIGDVAADFHNQFGRFQGGLIDTYKVEDASLVLVAMGSVIGTLKDVVDELRAKGQTIGVLKVRSFRPFPKDEIYNALNHVKEIAVLEKAVSLGYGGILVNEIKSVFYGKPKTPKINGFILGLGGRDITADTVHHIIKDTVKGTFEEKFVGLNEALIGGK; this is encoded by the coding sequence ATGAGTACTACATTTATTGAAGGCTCAATTGCAGTAGCGAAAACTGTGGGTGTCTGCAGGCCCCATGTGATTTCAGCTTATCCTATTACACCGCAAACCCATATTGTGGAGCATCTTTCGGAATTGGTGGCTAACGGAGAACTCAAAACAGAATATGTCAATGTGGAAAGCGAACATTCCGCGGCATCCGTAGCCCTGGGTGCAAGTGCAACAGGGGCCAGGACGTATACCGCCACGACCTCACAGGGATTTTTACTCATGATCGAGGTACTCTACAATATTGCCGGCATGCGGCTTCCTGTCGTCATGACGTGTGTCAACCGGGCCGTGTCTGCCCCTATTAACATCTGGAATGACCAGCAGGATTCTTTAACAGCTCGTGACAGCGGTTGGATACAGCTTTACGCAGAAGATAACCAGGAAGCAAGCGATATGCATTTACAGGCATTTAAGATCGCCGAAAATAAGGATGTCATGCTTCCCATTATGGTTTGTATGGATGGATTTGTCCTCACTCATTCATTTGAACCCATTGAACTTATCTCGCAGGAAGAGGCCGATAAATTCCTGCCGCCATTCAAACCCCAATATTATCTTACACCGAAAAATCCGCTTACCTTTGGAACAATGGTGGGTCCGGACGGGTACATGGAGACACGCTACTTTATTGAAAAGACGATGCGCACCTCGTTACAGGTTATCGGTGATGTTGCGGCCGATTTCCATAACCAGTTCGGCCGTTTTCAGGGTGGACTTATTGATACGTATAAAGTTGAAGACGCCTCTCTGGTACTCGTGGCTATGGGCTCTGTTATCGGGACACTGAAGGACGTTGTCGATGAGTTACGGGCAAAGGGGCAGACAATTGGTGTTCTTAAAGTCCGTTCATTTCGGCCTTTTCCGAAGGATGAAATTTACAATGCATTAAATCATGTAAAAGAGATTGCCGTGCTGGAAAAAGCAGTCTCCCTTGGTTATGGTGGCATATTAGTAAACGAAATCAAGAGCGTATTCTACGGCAAACCCAAGACACCCAAGATTAACGGGTTTATTCTGGGGCTTGGTGGCCGGGATATCACCGCCGACACAGTACATCACATCATTAAAGATACTGTGAAGGGTACATTCGAAGAGAAATTTGTTGGACTCAACGAGGCATTAATTGGGGGTAAATAA
- a CDS encoding 4Fe-4S dicluster domain-containing protein: MRLDLGAIAKAGTSKANQTGGWRNFKPVFHQEKCVGCGLCKIYCPEGCVTMVEKKKYSVDYTYCKGCGICAEECSSSDIEMVVEEK, from the coding sequence ATGAGATTAGATTTAGGCGCCATTGCAAAGGCAGGTACCAGTAAGGCTAACCAAACCGGTGGCTGGAGAAATTTTAAGCCGGTCTTCCATCAGGAAAAGTGCGTTGGTTGCGGCCTTTGCAAAATCTATTGTCCCGAGGGTTGTGTTACCATGGTAGAAAAAAAGAAATACTCGGTAGATTATACGTATTGTAAAGGTTGTGGAATATGTGCTGAAGAATGTTCTTCAAGCGATATCGAAATGGTAGTGGAGGAAAAGTAA